One Urocitellus parryii isolate mUroPar1 chromosome 9, mUroPar1.hap1, whole genome shotgun sequence DNA segment encodes these proteins:
- the Atxn2l gene encoding ataxin-2-like protein isoform X9 — protein MLCLMTRAFACPVRRRRPGEASRWMAFAAALSPSPANGPLIALLNCRLHQPSRSSVTCRLVTPAVGQSTGKGPPQSPVFEGVYNNSRMLHFLTAVVGSTCDVKVKNGTTYEGIFKTLSSKFELAVDAVHRKASEPAGGPRREDIVDTMVFKPSDVMLVHFRNVDFNYATKDKFTDSAIAMNSKVNGEHKEKVLQRWEGGDSNSDDYDLESDMSNGWDPNEMFKFNEENYGVKTTYDSSLSSYTVPLEKDNSEEFRQRELRAAQLAREIESSPQYRLRIAMENDDGRTEEEKHSAVQRQGSGRESPSLASREGKYIPLPQRVREGPRGGVRCSSSRGGRPGPNSLPPRGPHHLDNSSPGPGSEARGINGGPSRMSPKAQRPLRGAKTLSSPNSRPSGESSVPPPPAALPFLPVGRMYPPRSPKSAAPAPISASCPEPPIGSAVATSSAPIPVTSSVVDPGVGSISPASPKISLAPTDVKDLPTKEPGRTLESQELPRIAGKVPGLQNEQKRFQLEELRKFGAQFKLQPSSSPETSLDPFPPRILKEEVKGKEKEVDGLLTSEPMGSPVSSKTESVSDKEDKPPLAPAGSTEGPEQPPPPCPNQTGSPPVGLIKGDDKDEGPVAEQVKKSTLNPNAKEFNPTKPLLSVNKSTSTPTSPGPRTHSTPSIPVLTAGQSGLYSPQYISYIPQIHMGPAVQAPQMYPYPVSNSVPGQQGKYRGAKGSLPPQRSDQHQPASAPPMMQAAAAAGPPLVAATPYSSYIPYNPQQFPGQPAMMQPMAHYPSQPVFAPMLQSSPRMLTSGSHPQAIVSSSTPQYPSAEQPTPQALYATVHQSYPHHATPLHAHQPQPATTPTGSQPQSQHAAPSPVQHQAGQAPHLGSGQPQQNLYHPGALTGTPPSLPPGPSAQSPQSSFPQPAAVYAIHPHQQLPHGFTNMAHVTQAHVQTGITAAPPPHPGAPHPPQVMLLHPPQSHGGPPQGAVPQSGVPALSASTPSPYPYIGHPQGEQPGQAPGFPGGADDRIREFSLAGGIWHGRAEGLQVGQDARVLGGE, from the exons ATGCTCTGTCTTATGACCCGGGCATTCGCGTGTCCTG TGCGCAGGCGCAGACCGGGCGAGGCCTCCCGGTGGATGGCTTTTGCGGCTGCGCTGTCCCCCAGCCCCGCCAACGGCCCCCTCATCGCCCTCCTCAACTGCCGGTTACATCAGCCATCGAGGAGCAGTGTTACCTGTCGATTGGTGACCCCTGCAGT GGGACAGAGCACAGGAAAGGGACCCCCACAATCACCT GTGTTTGAAGGTGTTTATAACAACTCCAGGATGCTGCATTTCCTGACAGCTGTTGTG GGCTCCACTTGTGATGTAAAGGTGAAAAATGGCACCACCTACGAAGGCATTTTCAAGACTCTGAGCTCAAAG TTTGAACTGGCAGTAGACGCTGTGCACCGGAAAGCATCTGAGCCAGCAGGTGGCCCTCGCCGAGAAGACATTGTAGACACCATGGTGTTTAAACCGAGTGATGTCATGCTTGTCCATTTCCGGAATGTTGACTTCAATTATGCTACTAAAG ACAAGTTCACTGACTCAGCCATTGCCATGAACTCGAAGGTGAATGGGGAGCACAAAGAGAAAGTGCTTCAGCGCTGGGAGGGCGGTGACAGCAACAGTGATGATTATGACCTCGAGTCTGACATG TCCAATGGATGGGACCCCAATGAAATGTTCAAGTTCAATGAGGAGAACTATGGTGTAAAGACCACCTATGATAGTAGTCTCTCTTCTTACAC GGTGCCCTTAGAAAAGGACAACTCCGAAGAGTTCCGTCAGCGGGAGCTGCGTGCAGCCCAGTTGGCTCGGGAGATTGAGTCAAGCCCGCAGTACCGCCTGCGGATCGCCATGGAGAATGACGACGGACGCACTGAGGAGGAGAAGCACAGTGCAGTTCAGCGGCAGGGGTCAGGGCGAGAGAGCCCCAGCTTGGCATCCAG GGAGGGCAAGTATATCCCTCTGCCTCAACGAGTTCGAGAAGGTCCCCGGGGAGGAGTTCGGTGTAGCAGTTCTCGGGGTGGCCGGCCTGGCCCTAACTCTTTGCCACCTCGTGGCCCTCATCATCTTGACAAtagcagccctggcccaggttCTGAGGCACGTGGTATCAATGGAG GTCCTTCCCGCATGTCCCCCAAGGCACAGCGCCCTCTGAGAGGTGCCAAGACTCTGTCTTCACCCAATAGCAGGCCTTCTGGAGAATCTTCTGTTCCACCTCCTCCTGCAG CTCTCCCTTTTCTTCCAGTGGGCCGGATGTACCCTCCACGCTCTCCAAAGTCTGCTGCCCCTGCCCCAATCTCTGCTTCTTGTCCTGAACCTCCTATCGGCTCTGCAGTGGCGACCTCTTCAGCCCCTATCCCTGTAACATCATCAGTTGTGGATCCTGGAGTGGGTTCCATTTCCCCAGCTTCTCCAAAGATCTCACTGGCCCCCACTGATG TAAAAGACCTCCCAACCAAGGAACCTGGCAGAACTTTGGAATCCCAGGAGCTGCCCCGGATAGCTGGGAAAG TCCCTGGCCTTCAGAATGAGCAGAAACGATTTCAACTAGAAGAACTGAGAAAGTTTGGGGCCCAGTTTAAG CTTCAGCCCAGTAGTTCCCCTGAGACCAGCCTGGATCCTTTTCCTCCTCGGATTTTAAAGGAGGAGgtcaaagggaaggagaaggaggttgATGGTCTATTGACTTCAGAACCTATGGGGTCCCCAGTCTCATCTAAGACAGAATCCGTATCGGATAAGGAAGACAAACCCCCCCTGGCACCAGCAGGAAGCACTGAGGGGCCAGAGCAGCCCCCACCACCTTGCCCAAATCAAACTGGCAGCCCCCCGGTGGGGCTCATCAAGGGAGATGACAAGGATGAGGGCCCTGTTGCTGA ACAAGTAAAGAAGTCAACGTTGAACCCCAATGCCAAGGAGTTTAATCCCACAAAGCCTCTGCTGTCTGTG AACAAATCCACCAGTACCCCAACTTCTCCAGGGCCCCGAACTCATTCAACTCCCTCCATCCCGGTGCTGACAGCAGGCCAGAGTGGGCTCTACAGCCCCCAGTACATCTCCTACATACCTCAGATCCATATGGGACCAGCTGTACAG GCACCTCAGATGTATCCGTATCCTGTATCCAATTCGGTGCCTGGGCAGCAGGGCAAGTACCGAGGAGCAAAAG GCTCCCTCCCGCCCCAGCGCTCAGACCAACaccagccagcctcagcccctccgATGATgcaggctgctgcagctgctggccCACCTTTGGTGGCTGCCACACCTTATTCTTCCTACATCCCCTACAACCCGCAGCAGTTCCCAGGCCAGCCTGCCATGATGCAGCCTATGGCCCACTACCCCTCACAG CCGGTGTTTGCCCCCATGCTTCAAAGCAGCCCACGCATGCTGACGTCGGGTAGCCATCCCCAGGCCATTGTGTCATCCTCCACTCCTCAGTACCCTTCTGCAGAGCAGCCCACCCCCCAAGCCCTCTATG CCACTGTTCACCAGTCCTATCCACACCATGCCACGCCACTCCATGCCCACCAGCCACAGCCGGCCACCACACCTACTGGGAGCCAGCCGCAGTCACAGCATGCGGCCCCCAGTCCCGTCCAG CACCAGGCGGGGCAGGCCCCACACCTGGGCAGTGGACAGCCACAGCAGAATCTGTACCACCCAGGGGCCCTGACAGGCACGCCGCCCTCTCTGCCACCGGGACCTTCTGCCCAGTCCCCTCAGAGCAGCTTCCCCCAGCCAGCCGCTGTGTATGCCATCCATCCCCACCAGCAGCTGCCCCACGGCTTCACCAATATGGCCCATGTTACCCAG GCCCATGTCCAAACTGGAATCACAGCAGCCCCGCCCCCTCACCCTGGGGCTCCCCACCCGCCCCAGGTGATGCTGCTGCACCCACCCCAGAGCCATGGGGGGCCCCCCCAAGGCGCGGTGCCCCAGAGTGGGGTGCCTGCACTCTCAGCTTCCACACCCTCACCCTACCCCTACATCGGACACCCCCAAGGTGAGCAGCCTGGCCAGGCGCCTGGATTTCCAGGAGGAGCCGATGACAGGATTCGTGAGTTCTCGTTAGCTGGGGGAATTTGGCATGGAAGAGCTGAGGGGCTGCAGGTGGGGCAGGATGCACGGGTTCTGGGTGGGGAGTGA
- the Atxn2l gene encoding ataxin-2-like protein isoform X2 — protein sequence MLKPQPPQQTSQPQQPPPTQQAVARRPPGGTSPPNGGLPGPLASAAAPPGTPAAASPCLGPAAAAGSGLRRGAESILAPQPPPPQHQERPGAAAIGSARGQSTGKGPPQSPVFEGVYNNSRMLHFLTAVVGSTCDVKVKNGTTYEGIFKTLSSKFELAVDAVHRKASEPAGGPRREDIVDTMVFKPSDVMLVHFRNVDFNYATKDKFTDSAIAMNSKVNGEHKEKVLQRWEGGDSNSDDYDLESDMSNGWDPNEMFKFNEENYGVKTTYDSSLSSYTVPLEKDNSEEFRQRELRAAQLAREIESSPQYRLRIAMENDDGRTEEEKHSAVQRQGSGRESPSLASREGKYIPLPQRVREGPRGGVRCSSSRGGRPGPNSLPPRGPHHLDNSSPGPGSEARGINGGPSRMSPKAQRPLRGAKTLSSPNSRPSGESSVPPPPAVGRMYPPRSPKSAAPAPISASCPEPPIGSAVATSSAPIPVTSSVVDPGVGSISPASPKISLAPTDVKDLPTKEPGRTLESQELPRIAGKVPGLQNEQKRFQLEELRKFGAQFKLQPSSSPETSLDPFPPRILKEEVKGKEKEVDGLLTSEPMGSPVSSKTESVSDKEDKPPLAPAGSTEGPEQPPPPCPNQTGSPPVGLIKGDDKDEGPVAEQVKKSTLNPNAKEFNPTKPLLSVNKSTSTPTSPGPRTHSTPSIPVLTAGQSGLYSPQYISYIPQIHMGPAVQAPQMYPYPVSNSVPGQQGKYRGAKGSLPPQRSDQHQPASAPPMMQAAAAAGPPLVAATPYSSYIPYNPQQFPGQPAMMQPMAHYPSQPVFAPMLQSSPRMLTSGSHPQAIVSSSTPQYPSAEQPTPQALYATVHQSYPHHATPLHAHQPQPATTPTGSQPQSQHAAPSPVQHQAGQAPHLGSGQPQQNLYHPGALTGTPPSLPPGPSAQSPQSSFPQPAAVYAIHPHQQLPHGFTNMAHVTQAHVQTGITAAPPPHPGAPHPPQVMLLHPPQSHGGPPQGAVPQSGVPALSASTPSPYPYIGHPQGEQPGQAPGFPGGADDRIREFSLAGGIWHGRAEGLQVGQDARVLGGE from the exons CCCCCAGGGACTCCCGCGGCTGCCTCTCCCTGCCTGGGGCCTGCGGCTGCTGCCGGCAGCGGGCTCCGCCGGGGAGCCGAAAGCATCCTGGCACCGCAACCGCCGCCTCCGCAACATCAAGAGAGGCCAGGGGCAGCCGCCATCGGCAGCGCCAG GGGACAGAGCACAGGAAAGGGACCCCCACAATCACCT GTGTTTGAAGGTGTTTATAACAACTCCAGGATGCTGCATTTCCTGACAGCTGTTGTG GGCTCCACTTGTGATGTAAAGGTGAAAAATGGCACCACCTACGAAGGCATTTTCAAGACTCTGAGCTCAAAG TTTGAACTGGCAGTAGACGCTGTGCACCGGAAAGCATCTGAGCCAGCAGGTGGCCCTCGCCGAGAAGACATTGTAGACACCATGGTGTTTAAACCGAGTGATGTCATGCTTGTCCATTTCCGGAATGTTGACTTCAATTATGCTACTAAAG ACAAGTTCACTGACTCAGCCATTGCCATGAACTCGAAGGTGAATGGGGAGCACAAAGAGAAAGTGCTTCAGCGCTGGGAGGGCGGTGACAGCAACAGTGATGATTATGACCTCGAGTCTGACATG TCCAATGGATGGGACCCCAATGAAATGTTCAAGTTCAATGAGGAGAACTATGGTGTAAAGACCACCTATGATAGTAGTCTCTCTTCTTACAC GGTGCCCTTAGAAAAGGACAACTCCGAAGAGTTCCGTCAGCGGGAGCTGCGTGCAGCCCAGTTGGCTCGGGAGATTGAGTCAAGCCCGCAGTACCGCCTGCGGATCGCCATGGAGAATGACGACGGACGCACTGAGGAGGAGAAGCACAGTGCAGTTCAGCGGCAGGGGTCAGGGCGAGAGAGCCCCAGCTTGGCATCCAG GGAGGGCAAGTATATCCCTCTGCCTCAACGAGTTCGAGAAGGTCCCCGGGGAGGAGTTCGGTGTAGCAGTTCTCGGGGTGGCCGGCCTGGCCCTAACTCTTTGCCACCTCGTGGCCCTCATCATCTTGACAAtagcagccctggcccaggttCTGAGGCACGTGGTATCAATGGAG GTCCTTCCCGCATGTCCCCCAAGGCACAGCGCCCTCTGAGAGGTGCCAAGACTCTGTCTTCACCCAATAGCAGGCCTTCTGGAGAATCTTCTGTTCCACCTCCTCCTGCAG TGGGCCGGATGTACCCTCCACGCTCTCCAAAGTCTGCTGCCCCTGCCCCAATCTCTGCTTCTTGTCCTGAACCTCCTATCGGCTCTGCAGTGGCGACCTCTTCAGCCCCTATCCCTGTAACATCATCAGTTGTGGATCCTGGAGTGGGTTCCATTTCCCCAGCTTCTCCAAAGATCTCACTGGCCCCCACTGATG TAAAAGACCTCCCAACCAAGGAACCTGGCAGAACTTTGGAATCCCAGGAGCTGCCCCGGATAGCTGGGAAAG TCCCTGGCCTTCAGAATGAGCAGAAACGATTTCAACTAGAAGAACTGAGAAAGTTTGGGGCCCAGTTTAAG CTTCAGCCCAGTAGTTCCCCTGAGACCAGCCTGGATCCTTTTCCTCCTCGGATTTTAAAGGAGGAGgtcaaagggaaggagaaggaggttgATGGTCTATTGACTTCAGAACCTATGGGGTCCCCAGTCTCATCTAAGACAGAATCCGTATCGGATAAGGAAGACAAACCCCCCCTGGCACCAGCAGGAAGCACTGAGGGGCCAGAGCAGCCCCCACCACCTTGCCCAAATCAAACTGGCAGCCCCCCGGTGGGGCTCATCAAGGGAGATGACAAGGATGAGGGCCCTGTTGCTGA ACAAGTAAAGAAGTCAACGTTGAACCCCAATGCCAAGGAGTTTAATCCCACAAAGCCTCTGCTGTCTGTG AACAAATCCACCAGTACCCCAACTTCTCCAGGGCCCCGAACTCATTCAACTCCCTCCATCCCGGTGCTGACAGCAGGCCAGAGTGGGCTCTACAGCCCCCAGTACATCTCCTACATACCTCAGATCCATATGGGACCAGCTGTACAG GCACCTCAGATGTATCCGTATCCTGTATCCAATTCGGTGCCTGGGCAGCAGGGCAAGTACCGAGGAGCAAAAG GCTCCCTCCCGCCCCAGCGCTCAGACCAACaccagccagcctcagcccctccgATGATgcaggctgctgcagctgctggccCACCTTTGGTGGCTGCCACACCTTATTCTTCCTACATCCCCTACAACCCGCAGCAGTTCCCAGGCCAGCCTGCCATGATGCAGCCTATGGCCCACTACCCCTCACAG CCGGTGTTTGCCCCCATGCTTCAAAGCAGCCCACGCATGCTGACGTCGGGTAGCCATCCCCAGGCCATTGTGTCATCCTCCACTCCTCAGTACCCTTCTGCAGAGCAGCCCACCCCCCAAGCCCTCTATG CCACTGTTCACCAGTCCTATCCACACCATGCCACGCCACTCCATGCCCACCAGCCACAGCCGGCCACCACACCTACTGGGAGCCAGCCGCAGTCACAGCATGCGGCCCCCAGTCCCGTCCAG CACCAGGCGGGGCAGGCCCCACACCTGGGCAGTGGACAGCCACAGCAGAATCTGTACCACCCAGGGGCCCTGACAGGCACGCCGCCCTCTCTGCCACCGGGACCTTCTGCCCAGTCCCCTCAGAGCAGCTTCCCCCAGCCAGCCGCTGTGTATGCCATCCATCCCCACCAGCAGCTGCCCCACGGCTTCACCAATATGGCCCATGTTACCCAG GCCCATGTCCAAACTGGAATCACAGCAGCCCCGCCCCCTCACCCTGGGGCTCCCCACCCGCCCCAGGTGATGCTGCTGCACCCACCCCAGAGCCATGGGGGGCCCCCCCAAGGCGCGGTGCCCCAGAGTGGGGTGCCTGCACTCTCAGCTTCCACACCCTCACCCTACCCCTACATCGGACACCCCCAAGGTGAGCAGCCTGGCCAGGCGCCTGGATTTCCAGGAGGAGCCGATGACAGGATTCGTGAGTTCTCGTTAGCTGGGGGAATTTGGCATGGAAGAGCTGAGGGGCTGCAGGTGGGGCAGGATGCACGGGTTCTGGGTGGGGAGTGA